Proteins encoded together in one Peribacillus asahii window:
- a CDS encoding thymidylate synthase — MTNELEKTYLDFLQYILNNGVKKEDRTGTGTISVFGYQMRFDLSKGFPLFTTKRTPFRLIASELLWFIKGDTNIRYLLQNNNHIWDEWAFKKWVESDEYTGPDMTDFGNRCLVDEEFNKVYQEEMNAFCERVLEDDAFAEKYGDLGNVYGKQWRRWTDSEGNKIDQLQDVINQIKNNPDSRRIIVNAWNPEDVVNAGAKGSKAALPPCHAMFQFYVANGKLSCQLYQRSGDSFLGINFNIPSYALLTHLIAHECDLEVGDFVHTIGDAHIYLNHIEQVKEQLSRELRDLPTLKINSEKKSIFDIELEDLTIEGYNPHPSIKAPIAV; from the coding sequence TTGACGAATGAGTTAGAAAAAACATACTTGGATTTTTTACAGTATATTTTAAATAACGGTGTGAAAAAAGAAGACCGTACAGGAACAGGAACAATTAGTGTATTTGGTTATCAAATGCGCTTTGACTTATCAAAAGGCTTTCCTTTATTTACAACGAAGCGTACCCCATTTCGTTTAATTGCAAGTGAGTTATTATGGTTTATTAAAGGGGATACAAATATCCGCTATTTGCTTCAAAATAATAATCATATTTGGGACGAGTGGGCATTTAAAAAATGGGTTGAATCAGACGAATATACAGGCCCAGATATGACAGACTTCGGCAATCGTTGTTTAGTGGATGAAGAATTTAATAAAGTATACCAAGAGGAAATGAACGCTTTTTGTGAACGTGTACTTGAAGATGATGCTTTTGCTGAAAAATATGGTGATCTTGGTAACGTGTACGGTAAGCAATGGCGTCGCTGGACAGACTCCGAAGGAAATAAAATTGATCAGTTACAAGATGTCATTAACCAAATTAAAAATAATCCCGATTCCCGTCGTATTATCGTAAATGCATGGAATCCAGAAGATGTCGTAAATGCAGGTGCAAAGGGAAGTAAAGCTGCTTTACCTCCATGTCACGCAATGTTTCAATTCTATGTAGCGAATGGAAAACTCTCTTGCCAGTTGTATCAGCGTAGCGGAGATTCTTTCCTAGGAATAAATTTTAATATACCGTCTTATGCTTTACTTACTCATTTGATTGCACATGAATGCGATTTAGAAGTAGGAGATTTTGTACACACAATTGGTGATGCTCATATTTACTTAAATCATATTGAACAAGTCAAAGAACAACTATCACGTGAATTGCGTGATTTACCAACATTAAAAATCAATTCAGAAAAGAAATCGATTTTTGATATTGAATTAGAAGATTTAACGATTGAAGGATATAATCCACATCCTTCTATTAAGGCACCAATTGCAGTCTAA
- a CDS encoding dihydrofolate reductase, whose amino-acid sequence MISLIVAMDQNWVIGKDNQLPWYLPADLQYFKKVTMGKPIIMGRKTFESIGRVLPGRENIIVTRNQSYTNSDCTILHTIDEIKQYADQSEQEVFVIGGAEIFKEILPVTDRIYITEIEASFEGDTYFPSLDENEWTTRSSTPGIVDEKNVYAHRFVVLERK is encoded by the coding sequence ATGATTTCATTAATTGTTGCGATGGATCAAAATTGGGTCATCGGAAAGGACAATCAATTGCCATGGTATTTGCCGGCTGATCTTCAATATTTTAAAAAAGTGACGATGGGAAAGCCGATTATTATGGGGCGTAAAACGTTTGAATCAATCGGCCGGGTGCTGCCTGGTCGTGAAAATATTATCGTTACACGTAATCAATCTTATACGAATTCGGATTGTACGATATTGCATACTATTGATGAGATTAAGCAATATGCTGATCAAAGTGAGCAAGAGGTTTTTGTTATTGGTGGAGCAGAGATTTTTAAAGAGATTTTACCTGTTACCGATCGAATATATATTACCGAAATTGAGGCGAGCTTTGAAGGGGATACGTATTTTCCGAGTTTAGATGAAAATGAGTGGACTACACGTTCATCTACACCAGGAATCGTTGACGAGAAAAATGTATACGCTCATCGCTTTGTTGTACTAGAAAGAAAATAA
- a CDS encoding TerC family protein has translation MSELFHNIMSTYALFFDGQMWVEVLTDPVSWGLIGTLVLMEGLLSADNALVLAVMVRHLPEKQRRKALFYGLLGAYLFRFVAIGIGVFLIKLWWVKVLGAAYLAWLSYKYFRDKRRETGEEEEQGLNQNSILIHLFGPLWGTVVAVELMDIAFSVDSVIAAFGVSDKVWVLLIGGMLGVLMMRGVASVFLKLIDRIPELESAAYVLIAFIAVKMLLTVFNIHISHTLFFVIIFLIFAGTILIHFRKNQKYTHS, from the coding sequence ATGTCGGAATTGTTTCATAACATCATGAGCACTTATGCTTTATTCTTTGATGGACAAATGTGGGTGGAGGTTTTAACAGATCCTGTTAGCTGGGGATTAATTGGTACACTTGTGTTAATGGAAGGGTTGTTGTCTGCAGATAATGCGTTAGTATTAGCTGTGATGGTGCGTCATTTACCTGAAAAACAACGAAGAAAAGCTTTGTTTTATGGACTTCTTGGTGCGTATCTCTTCCGTTTCGTTGCGATTGGCATCGGTGTATTCTTAATTAAATTGTGGTGGGTGAAAGTACTAGGAGCGGCTTACTTAGCTTGGTTATCTTATAAATATTTCCGTGATAAAAGAAGAGAAACGGGTGAAGAGGAAGAGCAGGGCTTAAATCAAAATAGTATCCTTATCCACCTATTTGGTCCATTATGGGGAACAGTTGTAGCAGTTGAATTAATGGATATTGCTTTTTCAGTGGACAGTGTCATCGCGGCTTTTGGTGTAAGTGATAAAGTGTGGGTGCTGTTAATTGGCGGCATGCTTGGTGTATTGATGATGCGAGGTGTGGCAAGTGTGTTCTTAAAGCTCATTGATCGCATTCCCGAGCTTGAATCTGCTGCTTATGTATTGATTGCTTTCATTGCTGTTAAAATGCTTTTAACGGTATTTAATATTCACATTTCTCATACGTTGTTCTTTGTGATTATTTTCCTTATTTTTGCTGGAACAATTCTTATTCATTTTCGAAAAAACCAAAAATATACTCATTCGTAA
- the ilvD gene encoding dihydroxy-acid dehydratase, with translation MSKPKMRSDMIKKGFDRAPHRSLLRAAGVKEEDFGKPFIAVCNSYIDIVPGHVHLQEFGKIVKEAIREAGGVPFEFNTIGVDDGIAMGHIGMRYSLPSREIIADSLETVVSAHWFDGMVCIPNCDKITPGMMMGALRVNIPTMFVSGGPMKAGKDKNGKPLSLSSVFEGVGAHQVGKIDDEALLELEQYGCPTCGSCSGMFTANSMNCLAEGLGLALPGNGTILAVSEDRKEFVKKSAKQLMELIKLDIKPRDIVTIDAIDNAFALDMAMGGSTNTVLHTLALAHEAGFEYPIERINEIANRVPHLAKIAPASDYHIEDVHNAGGVSAIINELLKKPGAFNGDRITVTGKTLRENVAGCEILDKDVIRPLDNPHSERGGLAVLFGNLAPNGSIIKVGAVDKSVGGYHRGPAICFDSQEDALRGIAKGHVKEGHVVVIRYEGPKGGPGMPEMLAPTSQIAGMGLGAKVGLITDGRFSGASRGISIGHMSPEAAEGGPIAFVEDGDIIELDLENRTITLEISDEEFEKRKANWKGFEPKIKTGYLARYSKLVTNASTGGVMKI, from the coding sequence ATGTCTAAACCAAAAATGAGAAGTGACATGATTAAAAAAGGTTTCGACCGTGCTCCACACCGCAGCTTATTGCGTGCAGCCGGCGTTAAAGAAGAAGATTTCGGTAAACCGTTTATTGCGGTTTGTAACTCTTATATTGATATTGTTCCTGGACATGTACATTTACAGGAATTTGGTAAAATTGTAAAAGAAGCCATTCGCGAAGCGGGCGGAGTACCATTCGAATTTAATACAATCGGTGTAGATGACGGAATTGCAATGGGACATATTGGAATGCGTTATTCACTGCCAAGTCGTGAAATTATCGCAGATTCTCTTGAAACGGTTGTTTCTGCGCACTGGTTTGACGGAATGGTTTGTATTCCAAACTGTGACAAAATTACACCAGGTATGATGATGGGTGCTCTTCGTGTGAATATCCCAACGATGTTTGTTAGTGGAGGACCGATGAAAGCTGGTAAAGATAAAAATGGGAAACCGCTTTCCTTATCTTCTGTTTTTGAAGGAGTAGGTGCTCACCAAGTCGGTAAAATTGACGATGAAGCTTTATTAGAGCTTGAACAATACGGTTGCCCAACATGCGGTTCTTGTTCAGGAATGTTTACAGCGAACTCCATGAACTGTTTAGCTGAAGGTTTAGGACTTGCTCTTCCTGGTAACGGTACGATCTTAGCTGTATCAGAAGACCGTAAAGAGTTTGTTAAAAAATCTGCTAAGCAATTAATGGAATTAATTAAATTAGATATTAAACCTCGCGATATTGTAACAATCGATGCAATTGACAATGCGTTTGCTTTAGATATGGCAATGGGCGGATCGACAAATACAGTTCTTCATACATTGGCATTAGCTCATGAAGCTGGATTCGAATACCCAATTGAGCGCATTAATGAAATAGCAAATCGTGTACCGCATCTTGCGAAAATTGCTCCAGCTTCAGACTATCATATTGAAGATGTACACAATGCTGGCGGCGTAAGTGCAATCATTAACGAACTATTGAAAAAGCCAGGTGCTTTCAATGGCGATCGTATTACAGTAACAGGAAAAACACTTCGTGAAAATGTAGCAGGCTGTGAAATTTTGGACAAGGATGTTATTCGTCCATTAGATAATCCACATTCAGAGCGTGGAGGTCTTGCTGTATTATTTGGTAACCTTGCACCGAACGGCTCTATTATTAAAGTGGGAGCTGTTGATAAATCAGTAGGCGGTTATCACAGAGGCCCTGCTATTTGCTTTGATTCACAAGAAGATGCATTACGAGGCATTGCGAAAGGTCATGTTAAAGAAGGTCATGTTGTTGTTATTCGCTATGAAGGTCCAAAAGGTGGACCAGGTATGCCGGAAATGCTAGCACCTACTTCGCAAATCGCCGGAATGGGTCTTGGAGCGAAAGTTGGCTTAATTACAGATGGACGTTTCTCAGGTGCATCACGCGGAATCAGTATCGGTCATATGTCTCCAGAAGCAGCGGAAGGCGGCCCAATTGCATTTGTTGAAGATGGCGATATCATTGAATTAGATTTGGAAAACCGTACAATCACATTAGAAATTTCGGATGAAGAATTTGAAAAACGTAAAGCTAACTGGAAAGGTTTTGAACCAAAAATAAAAACAGGCTACTTAGCGCGTTATTCTAAACTTGTTACGAATGCTAGCACAGGCGGAGTAATGAAAATCTAA
- a CDS encoding class I SAM-dependent methyltransferase yields the protein MFITTAGRTDKQSIELAQQVGRELDIPYVARCKRSVKAVQEAENGADCIVYGKNRIELHRFGEQAPFFFHPNVAMIRIKRLLQGESDPYLVAGNITAGSTVLDCTLGLGADAIVASFAVGDCGRVVALEDNRFLAFLVAHGLHTWEDGENSIIQAMRRVEVKCMHHFEALKQMADNSFDVVYFDPMFEESILESDGIRTLTHFAVTHSLTEAIIEEAKRVARNRVVLKDHFRSLRFEQFGFQALKRKTAKFHYGFLQVNQEPGTLE from the coding sequence ATGTTTATTACTACAGCAGGAAGAACAGACAAGCAGTCCATTGAGCTTGCTCAGCAAGTAGGACGTGAACTCGATATTCCGTATGTTGCGCGTTGTAAGCGTTCTGTGAAAGCGGTACAAGAAGCCGAAAATGGAGCAGATTGTATCGTATATGGCAAAAACCGTATTGAATTACATCGTTTTGGAGAGCAAGCCCCCTTCTTTTTTCATCCTAATGTAGCGATGATCCGTATTAAAAGGCTTTTACAAGGAGAAAGTGACCCTTATCTTGTAGCGGGAAACATTACAGCTGGCAGCACCGTGTTAGATTGTACGCTCGGTCTTGGAGCCGATGCGATTGTCGCAAGTTTTGCTGTAGGAGATTGCGGTCGAGTTGTGGCATTAGAGGATAATCGTTTTCTTGCTTTTCTTGTGGCTCATGGGTTACACACATGGGAAGACGGTGAGAATTCAATCATTCAAGCGATGCGCCGAGTAGAAGTGAAGTGCATGCATCATTTTGAAGCGCTTAAGCAAATGGCCGATAATAGCTTTGATGTGGTATATTTTGATCCAATGTTTGAAGAAAGCATTCTTGAATCAGATGGTATTCGAACACTTACACATTTTGCGGTGACACATTCTTTAACAGAAGCGATTATAGAAGAAGCGAAGCGTGTTGCTCGGAACCGGGTCGTACTGAAAGATCACTTTCGCAGTTTACGATTTGAGCAATTTGGTTTTCAAGCATTGAAGCGGAAAACAGCGAAATTTCATTATGGTTTTCTCCAAGTGAATCAAGAGCCTGGGACCTTAGAATAA
- a CDS encoding YpjP family protein — translation MAGTKWLRKSLVVLISILTFGLVTPSNLTWLAEANTIKDVKDGALEEKELPYIPIADIEEDSFNREQRIAELIEKAEANAYQKFGEKIQPKINDEFQAVILPKIEEAIVEIANQFPDEQLQQLTISKNPTGGRSEKIFHILNTESGEDLIRFHVRQDRIPLEGYWFNFHYHTYHDSFMTHYELGSIYWDTNTPPKWGSAKVVS, via the coding sequence TTGGCAGGAACAAAATGGCTTCGTAAAAGTCTTGTCGTTTTAATTTCTATATTAACATTTGGTCTTGTGACTCCATCGAATTTAACATGGCTAGCAGAAGCGAATACGATTAAAGATGTTAAAGATGGAGCACTTGAAGAGAAGGAACTACCGTATATACCGATTGCTGATATAGAAGAAGATAGCTTTAATAGAGAGCAGCGTATCGCTGAATTGATAGAGAAGGCAGAAGCAAATGCTTATCAAAAATTTGGAGAAAAGATTCAACCAAAAATTAATGATGAATTTCAAGCGGTGATTTTACCGAAAATAGAAGAAGCAATTGTTGAAATCGCTAATCAGTTCCCTGATGAACAATTGCAGCAATTAACGATTAGTAAAAATCCGACTGGTGGCAGAAGCGAAAAGATTTTTCATATTTTGAATACAGAAAGTGGAGAAGATCTTATTCGTTTTCATGTTCGCCAAGATCGTATCCCATTAGAGGGGTATTGGTTTAATTTTCATTATCATACATATCATGATTCATTTATGACGCACTACGAATTAGGGTCTATTTATTGGGATACGAATACACCGCCTAAATGGGGAAGTGCCAAGGTAGTATCTTGA
- a CDS encoding BrxA/BrxB family bacilliredoxin has protein sequence MSMAYEEYMRQMVMPMRQELVQAGFQQLQTVEEVENFMESVEGTTLVVVNSVCGCAAGLARPAATEAVAETSNKPDHIVTVFAGQDKEATAKMREYFVGIEPSSPSMAILKGKEVVHFIPRHDIEGNSLEAIKDNLLIAFDNVK, from the coding sequence ATGTCAATGGCATATGAGGAATACATGAGACAGATGGTCATGCCAATGCGTCAAGAATTAGTGCAAGCAGGTTTTCAACAATTACAAACAGTAGAAGAAGTTGAAAACTTTATGGAATCGGTAGAAGGAACAACACTTGTTGTTGTAAATTCTGTATGTGGCTGTGCAGCTGGCTTAGCTCGTCCAGCAGCTACTGAAGCAGTTGCAGAGACTAGCAATAAACCAGATCACATTGTGACTGTATTTGCTGGTCAAGATAAAGAAGCAACAGCTAAAATGCGTGAATACTTCGTTGGAATTGAACCTTCATCTCCATCAATGGCTATATTAAAAGGGAAAGAAGTCGTTCACTTTATTCCACGTCACGATATTGAGGGCAATTCATTAGAAGCCATTAAAGATAATTTGCTGATTGCATTTGATAATGTAAAATAA
- a CDS encoding anthrax toxin lethal factor-related metalloendopeptidase — protein MRFKYWIMLIMICIGLFSFYTLSQAKEDGVSWDELSEKHPLKQEKIFTNHQNLQQLFLFPEGSFDTGEALSIVKSIYRLPPSLLDKLVDEEVKVKLFNGRLTENPSAAYLKGVQPRGYKNEETTWDDVPGMGGSHTVFVKIGASDQGNGHGSVNLELHELAHSIDKIVYNGIRDDIEFLGIWKKEVGTLFPNQTYFNDYPEEYFAEAFAMYYVNSEQRHRLEGSAPQTYMYIKQLD, from the coding sequence ATGCGATTTAAATATTGGATTATGCTAATTATGATATGTATTGGATTGTTTTCTTTTTATACATTATCTCAGGCTAAAGAAGACGGGGTGAGCTGGGATGAATTATCGGAAAAACACCCTTTGAAGCAAGAAAAAATCTTCACAAATCATCAGAATTTGCAGCAGTTATTTTTATTTCCAGAAGGTTCATTTGATACAGGAGAGGCGCTCTCAATCGTTAAGTCAATTTATAGATTACCCCCCTCACTGTTAGATAAATTGGTAGATGAAGAAGTGAAAGTGAAATTGTTTAATGGCCGCTTAACGGAGAATCCTAGTGCAGCCTATTTAAAAGGAGTTCAACCAAGAGGATATAAGAATGAAGAGACAACGTGGGATGATGTGCCAGGAATGGGCGGTTCACATACGGTGTTTGTCAAAATTGGAGCAAGTGATCAAGGAAATGGACATGGCTCCGTGAATTTAGAGCTTCATGAGTTAGCGCATTCCATTGATAAAATTGTTTATAATGGTATTCGAGATGATATTGAATTTTTAGGTATTTGGAAAAAAGAAGTAGGTACACTATTTCCAAATCAAACGTATTTCAATGACTATCCCGAGGAATACTTTGCTGAAGCATTTGCCATGTATTATGTAAATTCGGAGCAACGTCATCGTTTGGAAGGATCAGCTCCACAAACTTATATGTATATTAAGCAATTAGATTAG
- a CDS encoding twin-arginine translocase TatA/TatE family subunit, with the protein MPNIGVPGLILIILLALIVFGPKKLPEIGRAFGQTLREFKKSTRELTSDDFEDHEKKTTK; encoded by the coding sequence ATGCCGAATATTGGAGTACCTGGTTTAATCTTAATCATACTGTTAGCGTTAATAGTTTTTGGTCCTAAGAAGCTTCCTGAAATTGGGCGTGCGTTTGGACAAACGTTACGGGAATTTAAAAAATCAACGCGCGAATTAACGAGTGACGACTTCGAAGATCACGAGAAGAAAACGACTAAATAA
- a CDS encoding conserved virulence factor C family protein, with protein MQIKSIEPTPSPNTMKINLTEELPAGKSNNYKKDGADQAPALIQELFKIDGVKGVYHVADFLAVERNAKYDWKDILVQIRQVFGEETTEQSRQTAMLEHFGEVTVMIQQFKGIPMQIKMSDGNSEKRFALPNYFVKAVAAAQKEDDNVVMLRKWKDYGVRYGDMEEIGKEVADELVAAYPEERVNQLVAAAQEAQDKKDPIVKRPKIKLTADMLDDENWEKRYQALEQMEDPTVEDIPLLEKALDDNKVSIRRLAVVYLGMIEDPKVLPSLYKALKDSSAAVRRTAGDCLSDLGFEEAMGEMAQALADKNKLVRWRAAMFLYEAGNESVLPALKQAEKDPEFEVALQVKMAIDRIENGEAAKGSVWKQMTEARQADER; from the coding sequence ATGCAAATTAAATCAATTGAACCTACACCAAGTCCAAATACAATGAAAATTAATTTAACAGAAGAACTGCCAGCTGGTAAAAGCAACAATTATAAAAAAGATGGGGCGGATCAAGCGCCAGCACTTATTCAAGAGCTGTTTAAAATTGACGGTGTGAAAGGCGTGTATCATGTAGCCGATTTTTTAGCTGTAGAGCGAAATGCCAAATATGATTGGAAAGATATATTAGTTCAAATTCGTCAAGTGTTTGGTGAGGAAACAACTGAGCAGTCGCGGCAAACAGCGATGCTTGAACATTTCGGTGAAGTAACGGTCATGATTCAACAATTTAAAGGCATTCCAATGCAAATCAAAATGAGTGATGGAAATAGTGAGAAACGATTTGCCCTGCCTAATTATTTTGTTAAAGCGGTAGCAGCTGCTCAAAAAGAGGATGACAATGTTGTGATGCTTCGTAAGTGGAAAGATTATGGAGTACGCTATGGAGATATGGAGGAAATCGGAAAAGAGGTAGCGGATGAGCTTGTCGCTGCTTATCCAGAGGAACGAGTCAATCAATTAGTCGCAGCTGCACAGGAGGCACAGGATAAAAAAGATCCAATCGTTAAGCGACCTAAAATCAAACTTACTGCAGATATGCTTGATGATGAAAATTGGGAAAAACGCTATCAAGCATTAGAGCAAATGGAAGATCCGACCGTGGAGGATATTCCTCTACTCGAAAAAGCATTAGATGATAACAAAGTGTCTATTCGTCGTCTAGCCGTTGTGTATTTAGGAATGATTGAAGATCCAAAAGTTTTACCAAGTTTGTATAAAGCATTGAAAGATTCTAGTGCAGCTGTTAGAAGAACAGCGGGTGATTGTTTGTCTGATTTAGGATTTGAAGAAGCGATGGGTGAAATGGCGCAAGCATTAGCGGATAAAAATAAGCTTGTCAGATGGAGAGCAGCAATGTTTCTCTATGAAGCAGGAAATGAGTCAGTGCTGCCTGCTTTAAAACAAGCAGAGAAAGATCCAGAGTTTGAAGTCGCACTACAAGTAAAGATGGCGATTGACCGTATTGAAAATGGAGAAGCAGCAAAAGGTTCTGTTTGGAAGCAAATGACGGAAGCAAGACAAGCGGATGAGAGATAA
- the ilvA gene encoding threonine ammonia-lyase IlvA, whose protein sequence is MSQTASMKRGIQLEDILIAYRDLKEIVAHTPLQKNARLSEKYNCNVYLKREDLQHVRSFKLRGAYYKMSTLTEEETQNGVVCASAGNHAQGVAFACNHLGINGKIFMPATTPRQKVDQVQLFGRDNIEIVLVGDTFDDSFANAMICAKDEGRTFIHPFDDELVIAGQGTAAVEILNDCDEKIDYVFAAIGGGGLMAGLSTYFKSVSPETKCIGVEPLGAASMKYSFEKEEVTELETIDTFVDGAAVKCVGQKTYEICHENLEDIIPVPEGKICTTILDLYNEHAIVAEPAGAISVAALDLYKDQIKGKTVVCMISGGNNDIGRMQEIKEKSLLYEGLLYYFIVNFPQRAGALREFLDEVLGPNDDISRFEYTKKNNKESGPALVGIELKYKNDYAGLIDRMNKKGFTFVEVNKDSNLFHLLI, encoded by the coding sequence ATGAGTCAGACAGCATCTATGAAAAGGGGAATTCAATTGGAAGATATTCTAATTGCTTATCGAGATTTGAAAGAAATCGTTGCTCACACTCCTTTACAAAAAAATGCACGGTTATCTGAGAAATATAATTGTAATGTGTATTTAAAAAGAGAAGATTTACAGCATGTACGTTCCTTCAAATTACGCGGGGCTTACTATAAGATGAGTACATTAACAGAGGAAGAAACGCAAAATGGAGTCGTATGTGCAAGTGCTGGGAATCACGCACAAGGTGTAGCGTTTGCATGTAACCATTTAGGCATCAATGGAAAAATCTTCATGCCTGCTACTACTCCGAGACAAAAGGTCGATCAAGTTCAATTATTTGGGAGAGATAACATTGAAATTGTGTTAGTTGGAGATACGTTTGATGACTCGTTTGCTAATGCGATGATTTGTGCGAAGGATGAGGGGCGGACTTTTATCCATCCATTTGATGATGAACTGGTGATTGCAGGACAAGGGACAGCGGCCGTGGAAATTCTTAATGACTGTGATGAGAAAATTGATTATGTGTTTGCTGCAATTGGCGGCGGCGGATTAATGGCTGGTTTATCCACCTATTTCAAATCCGTTTCTCCAGAGACGAAATGTATTGGAGTTGAGCCATTAGGAGCCGCTTCGATGAAATATTCCTTTGAAAAGGAAGAGGTTACAGAGCTCGAGACGATTGATACGTTTGTTGATGGAGCTGCTGTGAAATGTGTTGGGCAAAAGACGTATGAAATTTGTCATGAGAATTTAGAAGACATTATTCCTGTACCAGAAGGGAAAATTTGTACGACCATTCTTGATTTATATAACGAGCATGCGATTGTTGCTGAGCCGGCCGGAGCGATTTCTGTAGCAGCGCTCGATTTATATAAAGATCAAATTAAAGGGAAAACAGTCGTTTGTATGATTAGCGGTGGAAATAATGATATCGGCAGAATGCAGGAAATTAAAGAGAAATCACTGTTATATGAAGGATTGTTATATTACTTCATCGTTAACTTCCCACAACGTGCTGGAGCTTTAAGAGAGTTTCTAGATGAAGTATTAGGGCCAAACGATGATATTAGCCGTTTTGAATATACGAAGAAGAATAATAAAGAAAGCGGCCCGGCATTAGTTGGTATCGAATTAAAATATAAAAACGACTATGCTGGATTGATTGATCGTATGAATAAAAAAGGCTTTACATTTGTGGAAGTGAATAAAGATAGCAATTTATTCCACCTTTTAATTTAG
- a CDS encoding DnaJ family domain-containing protein — MDFVHIIAEEKIKQAMNNGEFDHLPGKGKPLVIEDLSAIPQDLRMAYSLLKNAKMLEDEQNYRKELMQIEDLIACCHDPEEKLVLQQKLNQKLLQFNQVLQKRNTTNSNAFKKYDTKIQMRIRKN, encoded by the coding sequence ATGGATTTCGTTCATATTATAGCGGAAGAAAAGATTAAACAAGCCATGAATAATGGAGAATTCGACCATTTACCCGGAAAGGGAAAACCTCTTGTCATAGAAGATTTATCAGCTATCCCTCAAGACCTTCGAATGGCATATAGTCTATTAAAAAATGCTAAGATGTTGGAAGATGAGCAAAACTACCGAAAAGAATTAATGCAAATAGAAGATTTAATTGCTTGCTGCCATGACCCGGAAGAAAAGCTAGTTCTCCAACAAAAACTCAACCAAAAACTTCTTCAATTTAACCAAGTCCTGCAAAAACGAAACACCACAAATAGCAATGCTTTTAAAAAATATGATACAAAAATTCAAATGCGCATAAGAAAAAATTAA